AGCTTTCCGAAGCGTCTCCGTATCGTCCCCTTGGTCGTCCCGGGGAGGTTCTCCACCTCCGATATTTTACCACCTATGAGGGCGTTCATGAGCGTTGACTTGCCGACGTTCTCGGCACCGATAATCGCAACCTTTATCATACCCTCACCCCACAGATATTTACAAGGCTGGCCTATAAAGGTGATGAGCATGCCCAAGCGGGTCAAACTAGGTCATCATTACTATTACATCGTTACGGTTGATGAGCTGAATTCCGGCGGTTTTCGCGGTAAGAACGTCGTCATCGAGGGCACCATCGAGGACAAACCCTTAGTGGAGTTCCTCCCCATGGAGTTACCTGGTTACAGGACGACCTTTAAAGTTTCCGGCCTCAGGGTGGAGTTCTCGGGAAGCCCGTGCCTCGGAAAGGGCGAGTGGGTGAAGGTCTACGGCCGCTTTCTCGGCGACTGCATAATGGCCAGCGCCATCGAAACTGAAAGAACTCTCTACACGACGGAGGAGTGAAAATGTCCCTTCTCGACCTTTTTCTGGAAGCCGGAAACCTGAAAAGGCTTCCCAGAACGGGCTGGCTCCTCCGCGGCGTTTCAAACCCCGAGAGCATAGCCGACCACAGCTTTCGAACGGCGCTGATAACCCTCTTTCTGGCCGATGAGCTAAAAGCGAAGGGCGTTGAGATAAACGTTGAGCGGGCCCTCAGGATAGCCCTCCTCCATGACCTCGCCGAGGCGAGGGTAACGGACATACCCCTGACGGCGCAGTACTACCTCGACAAGGGCAAGGCCGAGAAGAAGGCCGCGATGGAGCTCTTCATCAAAACATCGAATCCGAGGGAGTACTTCCGACTATGGAGGGAGTACGAGGAGGGACTTAGCCTGGAGGGTAGGCTTGTAAAGTTCGCCGACAAGCTGGAGATGCTGATTCAGGCACTCGAATACGAAAGGGCCGGCTTCAGAGACCTCGACGAGTTCTGGAAGGCCATGGATTCCCTCCGGGAGAGCGAGTTCTACGAACATTTCCGGGAGATTGTTGAGGGACTGGCTGAAATAAAGAAAGAGAGAATGCAAACTTTACGTTGAATCGCGGTGCCACCTCAGCCGATCCTTTATCTCGACCGGCAGGTTCTCATATACCTCCATCAGCGCCTCGATGAGTTCCACCAGCTCTTTCGCCGTAAGCACGGATGTTTTTGGCCCCAGCTCAAGAACCAGCGCTTCGTATTCCTCAGGGGAGACCTCCTCCAGCTCGTCAAGGTGCTCGCTCTTCCGGGGTATCAGGTTGACTTCTCCGACCTGCTTCGATGCGGGTATATCAAGCTCTTCCTCGGGAATTGGAGTCTCCCTCGGGCAGTCCAGCCTCTCCACGAGAATTTTGATGTCAACGACCGGCGTCCCGTCCATCGCGTCTATCCAGTCTATGTAGAGCCTGTTTCCCTCGATGCGGTTTATTCTCACCGCGTATATGGCCAGGGGATTTGGTCTGACGGGTGAGCGCGTGGCGAAGACTCCCCTGAGCGGGTTCTCCGGGTTGTTATAGGGATGAACCTTCAGAATGCTCCTCCTCTCAGGCCTGTCGCTGGCGTGGAACCATAGGATCAGCTTTATCCAGTCGCCCTCGGCGAGGCCGTCCATAGCTTCTCTGAACTCCGGGAGGATCTCGATAAAGGTCTCTCCGTTCTTCCTCACGTGGCCGACGGGAACGAGTTTGAAGGGCTCGAAGTCCATATTTATCCCCGGGAGAAGGTGTCCGTAAGACTTTTAAACTTCTCCGGATTTTTAACTGGGGTGGTAACAGGGCTTCATCGGTGGGATGTACGATGTTGACTGTTGAGGAGTTCGGTGAAATAGCACACAATATCATAGAGGCAATTTCCAGGGTGTATATTGGTAATGAGGTTGTTGTTAGGAAGACTTTGGCTGCCGCGCTGGTGAATGGGAATGTGCTCTTCGAGGATTACCCTGGTTTGGGGAAAACCCTCTTAGCCAAAGCCTTCGGGAAGGTTTTGGGCTTGAAGTACACGCGCGTCCAATTCACGCCAGACTTGCTCCCAGCAGACATCTTAGGCACTAAAGTCTGGCGTCAAAACCTCGGAACCTTTGAGCTCATCAAGGGGCCCATATTCACGCACGTTCTACTGGCGGATGAGATTAATCGAGCGCCACCAAAGACTCAGTCGGCTCTTCTCGAAGCCATGGAGGAGAAGCAGGTGACTATCGAGGGTGAGACTTTTACTTTGGAGAGGCCGTTCTTCGTGATTGCGACTCAGAATCCAATTGAGTTCGAGGGGACTTATCCATTGCCCGAGGCTCAGCTCGACAGGTTCCTCCTCAGGCTCCGCGTTGGTTATCCGAAATCGCTTGAGGATGAGGTTGCCATTCTTGAGGCTCGCTTGTCCTGGCGGAGGGATGATCCGACGGTTGACATGGAGGCTTTGATCGATCGGGAGACTTTTGTGGGCATGCAGGATTTGGTTGAGGAGGGAATCTTCATCAGCCGGGACTTGTTGAAGTACATTGCCGAGTTAATTCGGAATGCTCGGGCTGATGAGCGGGTTGAGGCTGGGCCGAGTCCTCGTGGGGGCATTGCTTTGATGAAGGTGGCTAAGGCTAATGCTTTGCTCGAGGGGCGGGATTTTGTTCTGCCGGATGATGTTAAGGCTTACGCGGTGGATGCTTTGGCTCACAGGATTGTGGTCAAGCCCGAGTACGCGTTTGAGGGCATAAGCGGGGAGGAGATTGTGAGGGAAGCCCTAGAAAAAACACCCGTACCTAAAGGCGAAGAAAAATGAGAAGAGAGCACGCTGCACTCTTCCTCCTTACGATGGTGTTCCTTGCAGCCCTCACACTGGGGTATTCTGAACTCCCCTACTCTGAAGGGGGAGGTTCATCTACAAAAAGCCTGCTGGACGCAATGCTCTCAAATGACTCGGCTGACGACTCCCGTTCCTCTTCCGGGAACAGTGGGGGTGGAGGGGAAATATCCTTTGATCCGGGCTTTCCCCATTCCAACTTCACCTTTAAGCCCACCGATATACATACAGACTGCCCTGTCGCGGTTCTCCCCGACGACCCAATGCTCGTATGCACCGATGAGCCTGCGAGGAGCCTGCCGGTTCTTTCATCCCGTGAGCCGGATGATATGGTAGTGTGGTATCCGGGTACCTATTATATCCCCCTGGTTTACGGCGAGGGAGACGTTAAGATGATTAAAGGGGTTAATCACGGACCCGTTACAATCGATACCGACAGGCCCCTTGTTATCCTGACCTACAACCAGAGCGTCACCCTGGAGTTCGAGGAAAATGCGTCTGCCGGAAGGCTCAGTGTCTTCACGGCGCTTCCTGTAAAGGTGAAGTCCGTGGAAGAAGTAGCTGGAAGGAAGGTTCACAGATATTTGATAGGCCCTGCAGAGGAGTCCATGAAGCCGGGTTACTACCCACTCTTTGTTACTGTTAATTCGACCAACGGGACTGTGGCCCTCCTTATGTGGGTCGCCCTCCTCGAAAAGCCCGTTGTTGAGATAACGGATTATCCAGAGGTCGTTGGTGGAGACGGTTCGATCTGGGTTACCGTTACTGGGACCGTCCGCTATCCCGACGGAAGACCCGTCGAAGGTGGGATAGTTTGGGTAACCCTGAACGAGAGCAAAGGACAACCAGGAATTTTTCTGGGCCAGACCACCGTGGAACATGGTAAGTTCAGGGTTAAGGGCATTATAGGGCCGGAACAACCTCCTGGAAGATACCACGTTATAGCCTACTATCGCGGCTATATGGCCTATCCCTCCAACAGTGATCCCGTGATGGTGGTTAAGCGGAAGCCCCAGGTATCGGTGTATACTGAGAACTCGACGGTGAAGATTCGCCTTCACTGGAAGGGTGTTCCTCTCGCCAACGAGACCCTCAACGTATCCGTGGGGTCGAAGGTGTTCACCCTAAAAACCGACAGCAACGGCTACGTAACTCTCAATCTGACACATGTGGAAACCGATTCTATCAAGGTTCAGTACGGTGGGAGCGCCTACTATCTTCCAATAAACGAAACCGTCCCGCTCTTGGCCGAAAAGAAGTTTTCAGGCGAGGTGGATGATTCTAAGGAGTCCCTCGTCGAAAGGCTTTCCAAACTCCTGAGGCGTTTTATAGGGGCTTTCAATTCCATCTTTCCTCTTCTGGCGATCATTGCCATTGCTGGTGCCGGCTATGGCATCTACTCAAAAAGGCGTACTGAAGTGAAGCTCTCCCCGCGGCCTAAGTTCTTCACTGAAAAGGTGGAGTTCATAGAGCCATCGCGCAGGGTGTTTCTTCCGGGGGAGATCGTCAGGGTTGTCCTCTCGACCGAGGCAGAACTGTCCCTCGACGGTAGGTCGATAGGATTCGGAAAGGAGTTCAGACTTGAGCTTGAAGAAGGCCGCCACGTTCTTTCCGCCGGGAAAGAGGAAGTTGAAGTGTACGTCCTCCCACCGAGGGATGCCGTAATCAAGGCTTACGAGCTTCACTTCCTTCCCTTTGCTTCCTCTAACGGAGTTCCTGAGAGGCCCATGACGCCCCTTGAGATTGAGCACCTGCTTGCCCGCAAAGGGTTTGACAGAAATATCCTGCATGGGGTCACATTGGTGTTAATTAGGGCGAAGTACTCGGAGCATCGTGTGGGAAAAGACGATTTCTTCGCTCTCCTTGAGGGACTGGGAGGTTTGGGGGTGATATAGTGCTCAGGATAAATAAAGAACTCAAAAGCTTCATGGGCAATATGTTCACATGGAGCATTCTGGGTTTCATGTTCATGGACTTCCCCACCGGATTGCTATTTGGTAGTGGTGCCGCTATTGCCGGAACGGCAATGTACGTTGGGAGATACAGGGATTTGCTGGTTAGGGGCCTGGGTTTTGCCATAATGTCGCTCGCGGTTTTTCTGTTTCACACCGATTCATGGCTCCGGCTCTTTGCAGGGTCGTTTCTTGCTTGGGTGACCTTCATTTACCTCGTGGCTTATGTCCTCCAGGTCAGGTACAAAAACGACTTCCTGGAGAAGAATTTCATCGGGATAGCCTTTGTTGGGGCAATTTCGTCCTTTATATCCTCATATCCCTCAGTTAGCTCTGCTCTTATGGGTGTCTTCTACCTTCTGACTTCTCTGGCAGTTCTATACTTAGTTTACCTTGTGTCAAGTTATGTCTCATCAAAGAGGGGGAGTGCGGAGGGGATAGCCCCTTTGCCCCTCCCCAGTTTGGAGCCAAAAAGAGACGCGTACTCCAGAGACCTGGAGAGGGCCGTCAAGGCGTTCGTTGAAAAGGGCAACAGTGCCCCGCTTCTGGTCTTTATAATAAGGAACTCCCCGCGGAGACTTTATGATCCCCACTTGGAAGAGATAATACGACCCATCGCCAACTACCGGGAAGCACCAGTATCTCCCTTGGCCCCTCCATGGGTGGTCGAAAAGAAGGCTCTGGAGGAGAAGAGGCGGAGGATGCTCCTGGTCATGGAGCTTGTCAGGAGGTTCGATGCCCACGGAGGGATTGGAAAATGGAGAGACTGACGTGGCTGGTTCTGTTAACCCTGGCACCGTTCTCTCTGGCGGTTTTAACTGGAGTAGTGGGGCTGGCCTACGCCAGCTTTATTCCTGCCTCGGTCCTCTTCTACGGGATTCTCTCGGAACCTCCGTCAGGCATCACGGTTGAAAGGAGTGTCGAAAGCAGAAAGCTGGCCGTGGGGGGAGAGGGGAAGGTTAAAGTCCGTCTCGTGGTTGAGAGGGGTTCGGGTTTTGTGTTCATAGGGGACGTCCCGTCTCCCGGACTGGAGGTGGTGGGAAATAACCGGCACGTCTTCTTCAAGAAGCCCGGAAAAAGGCTGGTTGTGGAGTACAGCTACGGCATCCGCCCGCTGAAAAAAGGATCCCACTCTCTTTCTCCGGTTGAGGTTATAGGCCAGGATTTTCTGGGGATAAAGAGGGCGGTCTATACCGTAGCAGATGAGGAAGTCCGGATTGAGGCTTATCCCAGAGTGGCGGCAATGAGAAGGCTCGTTCTTTCAAAGCTTCGAACCAGGGAGAGAATGTCTTCAAATCAAGTAGCTCCCATGGGGCCAACTTCGACTGACTTCAGGGAGATAAGAGAGTATCGGCCAGGGGATTCTATAAGAAAAATAAACTGGAAGGCGACTGCCCGTTTTGGAGAGCTTCTCGTCAATGAGTACGAGCCGGAAGGACGTGCTACGGTGATGATATATCTGGACACGACCGAGGGAATGGCGGTTGGAAGTTCTTTACATGGGGCCCTCGAAAGCTCCCTCGGGCTCGTAATATCCCTCGTGGGGATTCTCCTGAGGAACGATTTCAGAGTGGGGCTCTACCTTGTTGGATCCCGGAAGGTTATCACCCCAAGGACGGGAGTCCAGGCTGTATCGACATTTGCTCGGGCCCTTTTGTCTGCGGGTCCTTCCGTGCATCATGGTGAATCTTTCCCTATTGCAGTTGAGCGCTCCAGAACTTCGGTGAGGGGGGGCGTAAGTGTTGCCGTTCTCGTTACCAATCTGACTCCCTACAACCTCGATGAAGTCAGGAGTGCTATCGAAAGGCTTAGGAGCGCCTTTGGTTGCAGGGTGCTGGTGGTTGATGTCAATCCCTACGGGCAGTTCGAGGAAGTCCTCGGCGGACTCGCTGCGCTCCATAAAAAAGGGCTCTCTGAGGGACTGGCAGCGTCTGTTATCCACTGGAATCCATTGGTAGAAGATGTCGAGGTGGCTCTAAAAAAGACCATTGGGGGTGTCTTCAGTGCGGTTTAAACTTGCCCTCCGTCACGTTGAATATTCAATTGTGATTATTTCCACCCTGCCCCTCGCGTGGCTCCTGTCTCACGGAAACATGGGGATTGCATTGTCCTTGTATGTTTACCGAGTTATTGGAGTTTGGATCCCCTCCTTTCTCCTTATGCTCCCGGTACTTGCTTTGATCTCACTTGGTTTTTACATACTCGGAGGAACCCCTCTGAAGATCGTCGTATTTCATTTTGGCCTTTACATCTTACCCGCCCTCTGGGGACTGCCTGTGAATCTGCTCACTGGATACACCCTGGGTGGAGTCATCTACACAGGCTCCCTGATGCTGGCCAAGTACATCGAGTGGATATCCCATGATATACCCGGCGTTTCCAGGGATGAGTTCGACTCCGCTGGAATCTCCGCCATAAGAGAGGTCATCTTTCCAATTCCCCTCGGGATGGGGTACTTCTTTCTCCTCTTCAGCTGGAGCTCTTGGGCTAGGCTTCCAGCAAATGTGTTTCCTTTCTATTTCATCCTTCCGTTTCTGGTGGGCGCGGCCGTTGCGGTGGTGTCCTCCTTCTCCGGAGAGTTGAGAGAAAGCCCCATAAACGCCCCTCAAACTTTTCTTGTGTTGAGGACTCATATGACCGCAGGTGACTCGTTTACAATTGAGCATCTTGGCAGAGACGAGAGGGGGGTCACTTTTGGACTGGTGGGCGGTTCCCCAGTGGAACGGCCCATCCTCCTGAAGATGGAGTGGGATGAAGGACTCCCTGAAGTGATAGTGCTTAGGTCCCCCTGGGAGACCAAAATCCTTACAAAGAAGAGGGAGTGGGTGGAAGGAAATAAAAGATACGTCCTCTTCATGGCCTGATGTCAGGTTCCGTGCTCCCAGCTCTCCAGGTATTTCCTCTGCTCCTCCGTGAGCTCTTCGATTTTTATTCCCATGGCTTTCAGCTTGATCCTCGCCACCATCTCGTCTATCTCCCTCGGAAGCACGTAGACCTTTGGCTCAAGCTTCTCGTGGTTGTTCAGTATGTATTCGGCCGCCTTCGCCTGCAGGGCAAAGCTCATGTCCATTATTTCCGCCGGGTGTCCATCTGCCGCGGCGAGATTTACGAGCCTGCCCTCCGCGAGCAGGTAGAGCCTCCTTCCATCTTTGAGCTTGTACTCGGTTATGTTCGGCCTGGGCTGGTTTATCTCAACTGCAAGTGCCTCAAGGTCCGGCTTCCATATCTCAACGTCGAAGTGGCCGGCGTTGGCAAGGATTACCCCATCCTTCATGACCTTGAAGTGCTCTCCCCGGATGCACTTGATGTCGCCCGTCGAGGTGACGAAGATGTCGCCCACCTTCGCCGCTTCCATCATGTCCATGACGAGGAAGCCGTCCATCCTCGCCTCCAGGGCCCTTATCGGATCAACCTCGACGACTATGACGGTAGCCCCGAGGCCTTTAGCCCTCATCGCTATGCCCCTTCCGCACCAGCCGTAGCCGACAACGACGACGTTCTTGCCGGCTATCAGCAGGTTGGTTGTCCTCAGGATTCCATCCCACGTTGACTGGCCGGTGCCGTAGCGGTTGTCGAAGAGGTATTTGGTATAGCTGTCGTTCACGGCTATAATGGGAAACTTCAGCACGCCGTCCTTCTCCATCGCGCGGAGCCTTATCACGCCTGTGGTGGTTTCCTCGCTCGCGCCCCAGACCCCATCAACGAGCTCCTGCCTCTCCCTCATCAGGGTGCTTATCATGTCGGCCCCGTCGTCTATGATGATGTTGGGCTCTATGTCCAGAGCTTTGTGCATGAACTCGTAGTACTGCTCCCGGTTCTCTCCTCTAAGGGCATAGACCTTGACGCCTGCCTTTGCCAGTGCCGCAACGACGTCGTCCTGGGTCGAGAGGGGGTTGCTCGCCGCTGCCGAGACCTCTGCCCCTCCTGCCTTCAGAGTAAGGAGCAGGAAAGCCGTCTTCATCTCAAGGTGCAGCGTTGTCGCGATTCTGACCCCCTTGAAGGGTTTCTTCTCCTCAAACTCCTTCCTTATCGCCTGAAGGACCGGCATAAACCGGGAGACCCAGTCTATTTTTCTCTCGCCTTCCGGAGCAAGATTGAGGTCCTTAATGCAGTAATCCTTCGTGCACTCCACTTTCATCACCGGTGAAAACTTGGGGGCACACCTTAAAACACTTGGGCTACCATTTTTGTGTATTTGATTTCATATTTAAAGTACTTCATCCTATTCCGGAAAGGTTTTTTAGGCAGATATGGATACACATTTTGGTGTTCCCATGATAGTTGACCTCTCGGTGCCTCTCTCAGATGACACCCCTGTCTACCCGGATGACCCCCCGGTGAGCGTTAGGCTCTGGGCTGTTATTGATAGAGACGGCTACTACATGAACGCCCTTAAGCTCGGTGAGCACTCAGGGACGCACGTTGACGCCCCTGCGCACTTCATCCCCGGTGGAAAGACCGTTGATGAGATGCCATTGGATAGGTTTGTGGGGAAGGGTATTGTGGTGGACGTCAGAAACGGGGATGGAGAGGTTAAGCTCGACGAGATTCCCGACGAGGGCTATTTTGACAGGGTGGTGCTGTTCTTAACTGGGGGAAGGGAGCTCTCGCCGGAGGTTGCGCTGTTCCTGGTGGCTGAGGGTGCAAAAGCCGTCGGAACCGACGCGATGAGCATCGGCGACGACGCCGTTCACAGAATACTCCTGAGCGAGGAGGTGCCCGTGTTCGAGAACTTGGCCAACCTGGAACTTCTCGTGGGCAGGGAGTTCACATTCATAGCATTCCCCCTTAAGATCGAAGGTGGTTCCGGGAGTCCCGTGAGGGCTGTGGCCTTTGTGGAGTGAGGCTAACGCTTGTTTCTCAATTCAACCCTCATTGATCCTTTGTGGGGCTATTATTCTTGATTTGGCGGAGATTAAACGCAGTTAAACGTTGTAAAACCTTCTTTAACAGTTAAAGAAGAAAAATCTCTTCTCCGGGCTTTTTTCTAAACAATCGACAATGTAAATAGACGATTTCGTGAAAAAAGCTTAAATATAGCTTTTTTCATAAAGATATCCGAGGTGAGGACTAATGATGGGGAAGAAAGTGCTGGCAATCCTCTTCGGGTTGCTGATGGTAGGAATGCCTCTGGCCTTCAGCGATGTCAGCGCCACCACCAGCGTCACGGTGATACTTGTCAGTGACAACGTGGCGGATAAGGCCATTGCCGAGTATTTGGCTAACGTGACTGGGGCTGTGGTTGTCACGACTACATGGGGGGTTTACGACCCAAACGTTACGGCTGAGGTTATGAGTTATGCGCCGGATGAGGTGATAGTAATTGGTGGGCCTGATGCTGTGGTTGAGCAGTACGTGACTGACCTCCAAGAGCTTGGGATTACAGTTGAACGCTGGGGCGGTCAAAACCGGTACGAAACCAACACCATGGTAATGGAACAGGCAAGGGTAAAGTTCCAGCTCCAGTTCAACGGGAGCGTCATGGTCGCTGGAAACGACAGCCTGGCTATAAGGAACGCCCTTCAGATCGCGGTTCAGAATGGGGCAGTGATTGTCTACGTTAACAAGAGCACCGATGTCACGGGAGTCATGGAGAGGTTCCAGGTGAAAACGGCAACTATGGTCAAGACCCCGGCATCTGAGAAGGTCATGGAGCACGTTAAGGAGCAGCTCCGCGAATGCAACTGCACCGCCGGGGAGGTTCAGGTTAACGTCACCAAGGAGACGGTTCTTCAGCTGATGCTTCAGGTCAGGGAGAGGGTCAGGGCAATAGAGGAAATAGCCAACGAAACCAACTCCACCCGGCTTATGCAGGAAGTCCGTGTCATGGAGATGACCATGGAGAAAGCCAACTTGGCGCTTCAGGCCGGAAACTATACCCGGGCATACCAGCTGATGCTTGAACTCCAGATTCAGACGGAGTTTGGCCTTAAGACTGCGAACGGTGAGATGGGGGCAATGATGGAGAGGAGCGAAAAAGTTGCCCTGGAGCGCGAGATGGCAAAACTGGAGGCCCAGATTAGTGTCATGGAGAGGGCGGGAATAGACGTGGGCTCACTCAAAGCCCTGATGGAGCAGCTTAGGGTTGCGATTCAGAACGGCCAGTACGACGAAGCCAAGGAACTCATGAACCAGATAAAGGCCATGATAAGGGAGGCCTATCAGAACGGGAGGCAGGTCATCAGGGAGGGCGCTCAGAAAACCCGCGGAATGGGCTCCTCGCGGCCGTGAGTAAGCTAACACACGTTGGCCACCACCAACCCCCGGTATGGGCGGTAAAATCAGCGGCTTGAATCAGTCCCTTTTTGCCGCTCCCTTCTCCTTTCCTTCTGCTCCCTGATGTATGGATACCTCATGATGTGGCCGCAGTTGAGGCACTTGATGACAACGTGGCCGTCTCTGAGCCTTATTCTGGTGTTGACGCCTGGGACGAGGAAGGAATGGCAGCGCTTGCAGTAACGGCGCTTCCACTTTCTTGGCATTCTGATTCTGGCCTTCTGCTGTACCGCGAGGGCTATCTCAACGTAGCGGTTGGCTA
This window of the Thermococcus thermotolerans genome carries:
- a CDS encoding GTP-binding protein, with the translated sequence MPKRVKLGHHYYYIVTVDELNSGGFRGKNVVIEGTIEDKPLVEFLPMELPGYRTTFKVSGLRVEFSGSPCLGKGEWVKVYGRFLGDCIMASAIETERTLYTTEE
- a CDS encoding HD domain-containing protein; translated protein: MSLLDLFLEAGNLKRLPRTGWLLRGVSNPESIADHSFRTALITLFLADELKAKGVEINVERALRIALLHDLAEARVTDIPLTAQYYLDKGKAEKKAAMELFIKTSNPREYFRLWREYEEGLSLEGRLVKFADKLEMLIQALEYERAGFRDLDEFWKAMDSLRESEFYEHFREIVEGLAEIKKERMQTLR
- the tsaA gene encoding tRNA (N6-threonylcarbamoyladenosine(37)-N6)-methyltransferase TrmO, whose product is MDFEPFKLVPVGHVRKNGETFIEILPEFREAMDGLAEGDWIKLILWFHASDRPERRSILKVHPYNNPENPLRGVFATRSPVRPNPLAIYAVRINRIEGNRLYIDWIDAMDGTPVVDIKILVERLDCPRETPIPEEELDIPASKQVGEVNLIPRKSEHLDELEEVSPEEYEALVLELGPKTSVLTAKELVELIEALMEVYENLPVEIKDRLRWHRDST
- a CDS encoding AAA family ATPase — encoded protein: MLTVEEFGEIAHNIIEAISRVYIGNEVVVRKTLAAALVNGNVLFEDYPGLGKTLLAKAFGKVLGLKYTRVQFTPDLLPADILGTKVWRQNLGTFELIKGPIFTHVLLADEINRAPPKTQSALLEAMEEKQVTIEGETFTLERPFFVIATQNPIEFEGTYPLPEAQLDRFLLRLRVGYPKSLEDEVAILEARLSWRRDDPTVDMEALIDRETFVGMQDLVEEGIFISRDLLKYIAELIRNARADERVEAGPSPRGGIALMKVAKANALLEGRDFVLPDDVKAYAVDALAHRIVVKPEYAFEGISGEEIVREALEKTPVPKGEEK
- a CDS encoding carboxypeptidase-like regulatory domain-containing protein, encoding MRREHAALFLLTMVFLAALTLGYSELPYSEGGGSSTKSLLDAMLSNDSADDSRSSSGNSGGGGEISFDPGFPHSNFTFKPTDIHTDCPVAVLPDDPMLVCTDEPARSLPVLSSREPDDMVVWYPGTYYIPLVYGEGDVKMIKGVNHGPVTIDTDRPLVILTYNQSVTLEFEENASAGRLSVFTALPVKVKSVEEVAGRKVHRYLIGPAEESMKPGYYPLFVTVNSTNGTVALLMWVALLEKPVVEITDYPEVVGGDGSIWVTVTGTVRYPDGRPVEGGIVWVTLNESKGQPGIFLGQTTVEHGKFRVKGIIGPEQPPGRYHVIAYYRGYMAYPSNSDPVMVVKRKPQVSVYTENSTVKIRLHWKGVPLANETLNVSVGSKVFTLKTDSNGYVTLNLTHVETDSIKVQYGGSAYYLPINETVPLLAEKKFSGEVDDSKESLVERLSKLLRRFIGAFNSIFPLLAIIAIAGAGYGIYSKRRTEVKLSPRPKFFTEKVEFIEPSRRVFLPGEIVRVVLSTEAELSLDGRSIGFGKEFRLELEEGRHVLSAGKEEVEVYVLPPRDAVIKAYELHFLPFASSNGVPERPMTPLEIEHLLARKGFDRNILHGVTLVLIRAKYSEHRVGKDDFFALLEGLGGLGVI
- a CDS encoding DUF58 domain-containing protein, which produces MERLTWLVLLTLAPFSLAVLTGVVGLAYASFIPASVLFYGILSEPPSGITVERSVESRKLAVGGEGKVKVRLVVERGSGFVFIGDVPSPGLEVVGNNRHVFFKKPGKRLVVEYSYGIRPLKKGSHSLSPVEVIGQDFLGIKRAVYTVADEEVRIEAYPRVAAMRRLVLSKLRTRERMSSNQVAPMGPTSTDFREIREYRPGDSIRKINWKATARFGELLVNEYEPEGRATVMIYLDTTEGMAVGSSLHGALESSLGLVISLVGILLRNDFRVGLYLVGSRKVITPRTGVQAVSTFARALLSAGPSVHHGESFPIAVERSRTSVRGGVSVAVLVTNLTPYNLDEVRSAIERLRSAFGCRVLVVDVNPYGQFEEVLGGLAALHKKGLSEGLAASVIHWNPLVEDVEVALKKTIGGVFSAV
- a CDS encoding adenosylhomocysteinase; its protein translation is MECTKDYCIKDLNLAPEGERKIDWVSRFMPVLQAIRKEFEEKKPFKGVRIATTLHLEMKTAFLLLTLKAGGAEVSAAASNPLSTQDDVVAALAKAGVKVYALRGENREQYYEFMHKALDIEPNIIIDDGADMISTLMRERQELVDGVWGASEETTTGVIRLRAMEKDGVLKFPIIAVNDSYTKYLFDNRYGTGQSTWDGILRTTNLLIAGKNVVVVGYGWCGRGIAMRAKGLGATVIVVEVDPIRALEARMDGFLVMDMMEAAKVGDIFVTSTGDIKCIRGEHFKVMKDGVILANAGHFDVEIWKPDLEALAVEINQPRPNITEYKLKDGRRLYLLAEGRLVNLAAADGHPAEIMDMSFALQAKAAEYILNNHEKLEPKVYVLPREIDEMVARIKLKAMGIKIEELTEEQRKYLESWEHGT
- a CDS encoding cyclase family protein, producing MIVDLSVPLSDDTPVYPDDPPVSVRLWAVIDRDGYYMNALKLGEHSGTHVDAPAHFIPGGKTVDEMPLDRFVGKGIVVDVRNGDGEVKLDEIPDEGYFDRVVLFLTGGRELSPEVALFLVAEGAKAVGTDAMSIGDDAVHRILLSEEVPVFENLANLELLVGREFTFIAFPLKIEGGSGSPVRAVAFVE
- a CDS encoding cell wall-binding repeat-containing protein; the protein is MMGKKVLAILFGLLMVGMPLAFSDVSATTSVTVILVSDNVADKAIAEYLANVTGAVVVTTTWGVYDPNVTAEVMSYAPDEVIVIGGPDAVVEQYVTDLQELGITVERWGGQNRYETNTMVMEQARVKFQLQFNGSVMVAGNDSLAIRNALQIAVQNGAVIVYVNKSTDVTGVMERFQVKTATMVKTPASEKVMEHVKEQLRECNCTAGEVQVNVTKETVLQLMLQVRERVRAIEEIANETNSTRLMQEVRVMEMTMEKANLALQAGNYTRAYQLMLELQIQTEFGLKTANGEMGAMMERSEKVALEREMAKLEAQISVMERAGIDVGSLKALMEQLRVAIQNGQYDEAKELMNQIKAMIREAYQNGRQVIREGAQKTRGMGSSRP
- a CDS encoding ribonuclease P protein component 4; translated protein: MSKKFIRQREQREKRRIARERINVLFTLAERVFPYEPELANRYVEIALAVQQKARIRMPRKWKRRYCKRCHSFLVPGVNTRIRLRDGHVVIKCLNCGHIMRYPYIREQKERRRERQKGTDSSR